The following proteins are co-located in the Siansivirga zeaxanthinifaciens CC-SAMT-1 genome:
- a CDS encoding EamA family transporter — translation MAIKRKTFLIILAFFAIYVIWGSTYLLNKIAVTEIPPFFLASFRFMAAGIIIFIIAKLMKLNLAITRKQLINSIISGFLFLVYGNGIFVWALKYVDSGFGALEASTQPLFVLLLMRIIDGKKMKTNSIIGILLGVIGMYILVSQNELVTKDGTLLGMFMILTCVLSWSYGSIFVSKADLPANYFVSTAYQMISAGLLLAVTSVILQESWVSPSNWSTQVLWSMILLCLLGSVAAFTAFNYLLKVVSTEKVSTSAYVNPVIAIFLGWLILDEPLSYQTIIAAVILLTGVYFITTKRNIKFRAFGR, via the coding sequence ATGGCTATTAAGCGCAAAACCTTTCTTATTATTTTAGCATTTTTCGCTATTTACGTTATTTGGGGGTCTACCTATCTACTAAATAAAATAGCTGTTACCGAAATTCCGCCTTTCTTTTTGGCATCCTTTCGTTTTATGGCGGCAGGTATTATCATTTTCATCATCGCCAAATTGATGAAATTAAATTTAGCTATAACACGAAAACAATTAATAAATTCTATTATTTCAGGGTTTCTATTTTTAGTTTATGGAAATGGTATATTTGTTTGGGCTTTAAAATATGTAGATAGTGGTTTTGGTGCGCTAGAAGCTTCAACTCAACCTTTATTTGTATTACTATTAATGCGTATAATTGATGGTAAAAAAATGAAAACAAATTCTATAATTGGTATTCTTTTAGGGGTTATTGGTATGTATATTTTGGTTAGTCAAAATGAATTAGTCACTAAAGATGGTACTTTGTTGGGTATGTTCATGATTTTAACCTGTGTTTTAAGTTGGAGTTATGGGAGTATATTTGTTTCTAAAGCCGATTTACCTGCAAATTATTTTGTAAGTACCGCCTACCAAATGATTAGTGCCGGACTATTATTAGCCGTTACAAGTGTCATTTTACAAGAAAGCTGGGTTTCTCCTTCAAATTGGAGTACGCAAGTACTATGGTCTATGATACTGCTTTGTTTACTTGGAAGTGTCGCTGCGTTTACAGCCTTTAATTATTTATTAAAAGTTGTTTCTACCGAAAAAGTATCCACATCGGCTTATGTAAATCCTGTAATTGCTATATTTTTAGGATGGCTCATTTTAGATGAACCGCTTAGCTATCAAACTATAATAGCCGCCGTTATTCTTTTAACTGGGGTCTATTTTATTACTACAAAACGAAATATAAAATTCAGAGCTTTTGGACGTTAA
- a CDS encoding DMT family transporter gives MVLSTLAFACMNATVKYLKNIDTYQIVFFRSLSSLFFTFGFLLKNKIPIIGKNNKLLILRSITGASSMLLFFMSVKYLSIGTAVALRYSAPIFAAIFAVILLRERIRPVQWLFFIISFVGIIVLKGLDTSINTTGLILVLIAAVLSGLVYIIINKIGKSEHPAVIVNYFMVTATVLGGVLSIKNWITPSGTDWFFLFSLGVFGYFGQINMTKAFQIASTNIVAPLKYVEVVFTATIGVLIFSEVYTLYSLLGIALIIGGLILNVWYKSRVKL, from the coding sequence ATGGTTTTAAGCACACTTGCTTTTGCTTGTATGAATGCTACCGTAAAATATTTAAAAAATATAGACACCTACCAAATCGTATTTTTTAGGTCGTTGAGTTCGTTGTTTTTCACCTTCGGATTTCTTTTAAAAAATAAAATCCCCATTATAGGCAAAAACAATAAGCTTTTAATTTTACGATCTATAACAGGGGCTTCTTCCATGTTGTTATTTTTTATGTCTGTAAAATATTTATCTATTGGTACAGCTGTAGCCTTGCGTTATAGCGCACCCATTTTTGCGGCCATATTTGCTGTAATTTTATTACGCGAACGCATAAGACCTGTACAGTGGTTGTTTTTTATTATATCGTTTGTTGGTATTATTGTTTTAAAAGGATTGGATACAAGCATAAACACGACCGGTTTAATTTTAGTTTTAATTGCAGCCGTTTTAAGTGGGCTTGTGTACATCATAATTAATAAAATAGGTAAAAGCGAACATCCTGCGGTTATCGTAAATTATTTTATGGTAACTGCAACGGTTTTAGGCGGTGTTTTATCTATTAAAAACTGGATAACCCCATCTGGAACCGACTGGTTTTTCTTGTTTAGTTTAGGGGTTTTTGGTTATTTCGGACAAATAAACATGACCAAAGCTTTCCAGATTGCATCCACCAATATTGTTGCGCCTTTAAAATATGTTGAAGTTGTATTTACAGCTACTATTGGCGTTTTAATATTTAGCGAAGTCTATACTTTATATAGTTTATTAGGTATTGCTTTAATTATTGGCGGTTTAATTTTAAATGTCTGGTATAAGTCGCGAGTGAAATTATAA
- a CDS encoding glycosyltransferase family 9 protein, which translates to MSFSIFINKIRRRIMHGITKHIGSSGIKLEIGALNPENIKRVLIIRANHRLGNQLLLTPIVQEVLNTFPNATVDLFVKGGVANPVFQNYDRVKTIIQLPKMPFSNLIKYIKCWASIKQKTYDLVINGDKNSSSGRLLTQMARADFKLFGEVIEAVENEHPDSKHISKHPIYNLRYFLTQLGLPKNESALPLLDIKLSDSEINKGKALLNDIVKNDKKTICIYTNATGDKCYSEDWWTTLYNRLLEAYSQYNIIEMLPIENISKINFKATHFYSQDIREMGAIIHNTAIFIAADNGVMHLASASLTPCVGFFSVTNPEVYEPYGNGSIALNTNKTTIEDWMQAINNILKKS; encoded by the coding sequence ATGTCATTTTCAATATTTATAAATAAAATTAGAAGACGCATCATGCATGGTATTACCAAGCATATTGGTAGTAGTGGTATCAAGCTTGAAATAGGCGCTTTAAATCCTGAAAATATAAAACGTGTTTTAATTATAAGAGCAAATCACCGATTGGGAAACCAATTATTACTAACACCTATAGTTCAAGAAGTATTAAATACGTTTCCTAATGCTACTGTCGATTTATTTGTAAAAGGTGGTGTTGCTAATCCTGTTTTTCAAAATTACGATAGGGTTAAAACCATTATTCAATTGCCCAAAATGCCCTTTAGTAATTTAATTAAATACATTAAATGCTGGGCTTCAATAAAGCAAAAAACATACGATTTGGTTATAAACGGAGATAAAAATTCTTCATCTGGGCGATTATTAACTCAAATGGCTCGTGCCGATTTCAAACTTTTTGGAGAAGTTATTGAAGCGGTAGAAAACGAACACCCCGACAGCAAGCATATTTCAAAACATCCTATCTACAATTTACGCTATTTTTTAACTCAATTAGGATTGCCAAAAAACGAATCGGCGTTACCTTTATTGGATATCAAGTTAAGTGACAGCGAAATTAATAAAGGAAAAGCCCTTTTAAATGACATTGTAAAAAACGATAAAAAAACCATCTGTATTTACACCAATGCCACTGGCGATAAATGTTATTCAGAAGACTGGTGGACAACACTTTATAATCGATTACTTGAAGCGTATTCTCAATATAATATTATTGAAATGCTTCCTATTGAAAACATATCAAAAATCAATTTTAAAGCGACTCATTTTTACAGTCAGGATATTCGAGAAATGGGTGCTATTATTCATAACACTGCCATTTTTATTGCTGCAGACAACGGTGTTATGCATTTGGCTAGCGCATCCCTAACGCCATGTGTTGGGTTCTTTTCGGTTACAAATCCAGAGGTGTACGAACCTTACGGCAATGGAAGCATCGCACTAAACACAAATAAAACAACCATTGAGGACTGGATGCAAGCCATTAACAACATCTTAAAAAAATCTTAA